The genomic DNA GCAGGCCTCCAATTAGGCCCAACGACTTCTCTCTGATTCCCGGCTGTTCCCGCGAGGTTCTAGCTGGATTCCTAGCCATGACCACATTCGCGTTCACCAAATCAAAAATCCTCAGCGCCGGTCCCGGCGAGCACACGGACTCCGAGCGGTCCTACCTTCGCCTGTATGTCACCGACAAGGGCAAGCGCACCCTCGGCGTTTACAAATGGAGCCCCGAGCTTCAACGGCCCGTCCGCATTTCGCTGGGCGAGTACATGGGGGAAGAGGCGTCAGTACTCCGGGACCGAGCGCTTGAGGTCTTTCGGGCTCACGAAGTGAAGGCCAAATGCCGCAAGGCAGGCTTACCGGACCCGGAGAAACCGCTCATCCTGCGCGAGTACCTGACGGCGTACACGACTGCGCTCAAAGCCGATCCGACGACTGGGGACCCCCGGTGGGCCGAAAAGATTTTCAATCGCTTCTACAAAGACTGGCTGGACAAGCCCTTGGCGTCCATCACACAGGCCATGCTAGACGACCGCCATTCGCGAGCAGTTGTCGCGAACGGGCCTTCGGCGGCTGGCAGGGCAGCGAAAGCTTTTAAGGCTGTTTTTTCCTATGCGCGGAAGAAGCGCGGCTATCAGGGCCGGGACATTACCCTCGGCCTCAAGATTCAGGAGTCCCCGCAGCGCACCCGAATACTGGACAGCG from Variovorax sp. V93 includes the following:
- a CDS encoding tyrosine-type recombinase/integrase; this encodes MTTFAFTKSKILSAGPGEHTDSERSYLRLYVTDKGKRTLGVYKWSPELQRPVRISLGEYMGEEASVLRDRALEVFRAHEVKAKCRKAGLPDPEKPLILREYLTAYTTALKADPTTGDPRWAEKIFNRFYKDWLDKPLASITQAMLDDRHSRAVVANGPSAAGRAAKAFKAVFSYARKKRGYQGRDITLGLKIQESPQRTRILDSDERARVIAALDDPTLLPYVKPFIRLLMLTGVRWGNLASARWEDMDLDTGEWLIPWQKSKNREEIRVRLRPDAVQVLKDWAAYQELDGTAGEWVFPSPKNSSSGHIEEPSFAWNRVQELAGLKKHATLHDLRRTFGSTLLQADVPMAVVRDALGHKSIAVTEKHYAFLNKRAIDSHIDRVTL